The nucleotide window TTTGTTCCCAGCCCGGACAGGGCCGTGGTCAGTTCGGCCATGGGCCGCTCGTGCATGCGCTTGGCGCCGTGCACCCGGAAGGTGCCGCGCCCGGCGGCGGCCACGCCGGTCATCAACCGGCAGGTGGTCCCGGATTCGTGCATGTACAGTTCATGCGGCTCCTCGTCCTTGTGCTTGCCGTCGGCGTTGCCCCCCTTGGGGCCGTCCTCCATGCCGGTGACGACGAGCAGGCCGTCCCTGTCCTCGATCCGCGCGCCGCAGGCCGCCAGGCAGCCCCGGGTGCGGGTGATGTCATCGGATTCGAGGATGCCGGATATCTCGGATTCGCCGTTGGCCAAGGCTGCGGCGATGAGCGTGCGGTGGGACAGCGACTTGCTGGCCGGGGCGTTGATGGTGATCGGTCCCTTGGTCATTATCGTTCCTCCTGGGTGGGGTAGGTGCCGAGCACGCGAAGCGTGTGGCACTGCTCCCTGATGTCCTGAAGCACGTCCTCGTACCGGCCGCCCGACATGTCGCAGGCCAGGTCGGCGAAGAAGACGTACTTCCATTTTTCGCCCTTGAACGGGCGGGATTCGAGCTTGGACAGGTTGATGGATTGATGGGCCATGGTCGTCAGCACCCGGGCCAGCGCACCGGGCCGGTCGGGCAGGGTGAACAGGATGGTGGTCTTGTCCCGCTTGTCCTCCTGGGAGGGCGACGGGCCGATGATGAAAAAGCGCGTCCAGTTGTCGGGCTGGTCCTCGATGTTCTGGGCCAGCACATTCAGGCCGTGCATGTCGGCCAGCTTGATGTGGCCGATCACGGCGGCGGCCTTTTTCCCGGCCACGACCTCGGCGGCCTCCGCAGTGGATTCCAGGGGGATGGTCGGCACGTCGCGCATGTTGGCGCGCAGCCATTCCCGGCATTGCCCCAACGGCTGCGGGTGGGAGTAGATGACCTCCACGTCCTCCAGCCTCTCGGCGTTGGACATGAGGCTGTGGCTGATCTTGCTGAAGACCTCGGCCTGGATGTAGACCGTGTATTTCATGAACAGGTCCACCACCTGGCCCACGGTGCCCTCTATGGAATTTTCCAGCGGGATGACGCCCAGCTCCGCACCTTCCTCGGCCACGGCCCGGAAGATCTCCTCGAAGTTGTTCTTGGGCGTGAGCGAGGCCGAGGTGCCCATGTGCTCGATGGCCGCGAAGTAGGAAAAGGTGCCCTCGGGGCCGAGGTAGACCACCCGCTCGGGCCGCTGCAGATGGCGGGAGGAGGACATGATCTCCCGGTAGATGGTGCGCAGGTGCTTGTCCGGCAGCGGGCCGGGGCTGGAATCCGCGATCTTGTTCAGCACTTCCTGCTCGCGAAACGGCTTGTAGATGGTCTCGCCCGTGGCCGCCTTGTACCGGCCCACGCCGAGGCTCACCTCGGCGCGCTTGTTGAGCAGGTCCACGATTTCGCGGTCGATGGCGTCGATGTTCTCGCGCAGTTCGCCGAGATCGGGAATGTCGTTCTGTTCAGTCTTGTCAGCCATGATTGCTCCGATTTGCCTCCGGCGGCCAAGGGGGAAACCCTTTGAGAAGGGTTTCCCCCTTGGATCCCCCTTCCTAAACTTTTTGTCGCGCCTTCGGCGGGGTTGTGCCGATGCGGGTGATTCTCTCTCTTCTCACAGGCCCTTGCAACATCGTATTTCTCATCTCCCCCCTCTCCCCCCGCGAAGCGGCCATAAAAAGTTTGGGAAAAGGAGGGGATGGGGGGGCGGGGGCTACCCTTCCTTGATCTCTTCCTTGATGCGCATGCCGAAGTGGCGTCCGGCCTCGTCGGTCCTGACCATGATTTTGTCGCCCTTCTTCAGGGTGACCACGGACACGGGTTCGCCCTTGTCCGAGACCACGCGGATGGTTTCCGCGTTCTGCAGGAACACCTGGCCGGACTTGACGCCGTCATCGGTCTTCACCTCCGCCTTGATGAGCAGCATGGGCCGGACCTCCACCTTGACGCGGCCCACGGTGGCCAGGGAGGTGGCCCCGCCCGCGCCCACGATGAGCACGTCGTCGCCCGCGCCCAGTTCTTCGAGATAGGTGGTCTTGTCGCCGGGCATCTGGGCGTAGGCGTGGACCGCGCCCGCATTGATGCGGAAGGGGCGTGCGGCCACATAGGGGTTGGACTCGGTCTCGGCGTGGACCAGGAAGGAGAAGGCCGAGGAATTGCCGATGAGCATGCCCTGGCCCCTCTTGAGCACGGAGATGGTGTCCACGCAGACGCGGTGACCCAGGCCGGTGGATTCTATTTCGGTGACGGTGGCGGCTTGAAGATCCATGGTTCCCTGCGAGAGTTTGAGTTCGGCGACGATCTGCTTGAGGTCGGCGGCGCCCTCGGGCAGGACCACGATGGTGTCGCAGCCGCGCTCCAGGATGCCCGCCGCCAGCACGGCCCGGTCCAGGGATTCGCATTCCAGGGCCAGGGAGTCCACCTGGGCCAGGATGTTCTCCACCGGGATGATCTCCCATCCCTTCTTGAGGACCACGTCCTTGCCTGCCTTGGCGGCTTTGACGGCCACGTCCTCGTCCGCCTTCTTGGTCAGTTCCACCGTGACCATGTCTTCCGGGGTGAGGGTGGTGATCTTGCTCAGGGCTTCGACGGCGGCCACGTGGTTCTTGTCGACCATGACGGCGTCCACGCCGGATTCCAGGGCCAGGGTGACCAGTTTCTTGTCGAAGGGGACGGACTTGAAGATGACTTTTTTCATGGTGCTACCGTTATGCGTTGAGATGGTTGAGGGCGGCTTCCACGGTCTCGTCGCCGTGCACGATCATGTTCAGCGATTCCACCAGGCGGGTGGGATTCTTGTGCTGGAACACGTTGCGGCCCACGGACAGCCCTGCGCCGCCTGCTTCAAGGGAATCATGCACCATCTGAAGGAAAGCCCTGGTGCTGTCAAGTTTCGGCCCGCCCGCGATGACCACCGGGACACAGCAGGAGTCGCAGACCTTGGCAAAGGTGTCGATGTCGCCGGTGTAGGGGACCTTGACCACGTCTGCGCCCAACTCGGTGCCCACGCGGGCGCAGTGGGCGACCACTTCGGGATCGTACTCGTCCTTCACCTTGGGACCGCGCGCGTAGACCATGGCCAGCAGCGGGATGCCCCAGTTGGCGGCGTCCGAGGCCATTCTGCCGAAATCGTTCAGCATGGCGGATTCGGTCTCGTCGCCCAGGTTGCAGTGGATGGACACGGCGTCCGCGCCCAGCCGGATGGCGTCCTCCACCGAGGCTACCAGGGACTTGGCGTTGGGGAAGGGCGACAGGGACGTGGAGGCGGACAGGTGGACGATGAGCCCGATGTCCTTGCCCTCGGCGCGGTGGCCGCAGCGGACCAGCCCCTTGTGCTCGATGACGGCGTTGGCCCCGCCGTCCACGACCTTGCCCACGGCTTCGCGCATGTCCACCAGCCCGTCGATGGGGCCGACTGTCACGCCGTGGTCCATGGGGACCACGATGGTGCGGCCCGTGTTGCGGTTGAAGATGCGCTCCAGTCTGATTGCTTTGCCGATGTGCATGTTCTCTCTCCTTGATTGTTCGCTCAAGGGGGCGGGGTGTCCGGCGGTTATAAAAAAACAAGGGCCGCCGGCTTTCGCCCGCGGCCCTTGAAGAGGATTCCTGTTTTGCTTCTGTAGTCCACCAACTGGTTACACAGCACCTCTTCCAAGCCCGCGAGCGTGGCTGTACCAATACCAAAAATAAAAGTTGGAAAAGTATGCGTTGGAAACAGTGGTGGTCTTCATGGCCACTAGAGCTACACCGCGAGGGTTGTTCTGTCAACTAAAATATTTGTTACGATTTCAGTGAGATATCATATATTACCATATTTTCTTGCGACCGGCGGTCATTTTTATGGTGTTTAACATTTTTCGAAAGTTTGACAATTTTGACCTAAAAAAATGACTTCAAAATTGTAATAAATTACATAAATGTTAAATCAGAATACACAAAAAGCGGGACAAATGGCGACTTTTACATGAATAGCAACAAAAAACGACTTTGGCACGGCTTTTGATAGAGGGGTGTCAGGTTTGAAACGCATTCCATTCAAAGAGGAGTATTGCAATGTTTTCGAGAAAGTCCCCGACCCATGTTTCCAAGAGGCTCGCCATAGGCGTGGCCGCTTTGGTTGCAGCCCTGGCTCCCACCCTCGCCTATGCAGAAGAGGTGGAGTATCTCACCCAGTCCAACGGCAACATCCTTTGGACCCTGATCGCCGCCTGTCTGGTCATGCTCATGCAGGCGGGCTTCGCGTGCGTTGAGGCCGGTTTCACCCGCGCCAAATCCGCCGGCAACATCATGATGAAGAACTTCCTGGATTTCTCCGCCGGTTCCCTCGTCTTCTTCCTGTTCGGTTTTGCCGTCATGTTCGGCCTGGATGCGGGCGGTTTCATCGGCACCTCCGGCTACATGCTGGGCGGCGTCGCCGAATCCGACATCATGTGGACCTACACCTTCTGGTTCTTCCAGTCCGTGTTCGCAGCCACCGCCGCCACCATCGTTTCCGGCGGCATGGCCGAGCGCACCAAGTTCGGCAGCTACATTATCGTATCCATCGTGATCACCGGCCTCATCTACCCCATCTCCGGCCACTGGGCCTGGGGTTCCCTGTGGCTGGGCGATGACGGCGCGGGTTGGCTGGAAGGCCTCGGCTTCTGCGACTTCGCCGGTTCCTCCGTGGTCCACTCCGTGGGTGGCTGGGTCGCCCTGGCTGGTGCCCTGGTTCTCGGTCCCCGTGTCGGCAAGTACTCCGAAGACGGAAAGGCCAAGGCCATTCCCGGTCACAACATCCCCCTGGCCGGTCTGGGCGTGTTCCTGCTCTGGTTCGGTTGGTTCGGCTTCAACCCCGGTTCCACCACCACCGCCGACAACACCATCGGCCTGATCGCCATGAACACCTCCCTGGCCGCTGCCGGCGGCGTGCTCGGCGCCATGTTCATCTCCTGGTTCCGTTACGGCAAGCCCGACATCTCCATGACCATGAACGGCGCCCTGGCCGGCCTGGTCGGCATCACCGCCCCCTGTGCCACCGTCACTCCCGGCGCTTCCATCCTCATCGGCCTCATCGCCGGTCTCCTGGTCGTCCTGTCCATCGAATTCATCGACAAGGTGCTCAAGATCGACGATCCGGTCGGCGCATCCTCGGTCCACGGCGTCTGCGGCGCCTGGGGCACCATTGCGGCGGGCCTGTTCAACGTCGACGGCGGATTGTTCTACGGCGGCGGCATGGCCCAGCTCGGCGTGCAGCTGATCGGCGTGGGCGTGTTCTTCATCTGGGCTTTCGGTGCCGGTTACATCCTGATGTCCGCCGTCAAGGCCATCTTCGGCATCCGCGTCAAGAAGGAAGAAGAGCTCAAGGGCCTGGACATCGCCGAACACGGCTCCGAGTCCTACAACGGTTTCCAGCTCTTCAGCAACGAATAGGGCCAGTTGACGCTTAACCAGAGATCATAAGGAGATATAGAAATGAAGCTCATCATAGCATACATCAGGCCTGAGATGCTGAACGCAGTGAAGCAGGCCCTTTACGCCAAGGAGATCTACTCCCTGTCCGTGACCAACGTCCTCGGTTCGGGCCGCCAGAAAGGCTTTACCGAAACCTACCGCGGCGTGCAGATGGAAGTGAACCTGCTCAAGAAGGTCCGTCTCGAGATCGCTGTCAACGACAGCTTCGAGCCCCTGGCCATCGAGGCCATCAAGACCGCCGGACAGACCGGCAACGAAGGCGACGGCGTGATCTTCGTCGTCGAGTTGGCCAAGGCCATGCGCATCAGGACCGGCGAGGACGGTATCCTCTAGGACGGATTGCGACACGTATACAAGCGCCGGGGCGGCGTCCACACACCGCCGCCCCGGCCTTATGCCGGATTTCCCCGGCACGGTTTGAGAGCAAAGAGCCGGCGAGCAAAAATAACGAGAATTTCAGTGTTGAAGACAGTGCCGGACCTTGGCGAGATCATTGAAAACAGGTCCATCATCATCCACTTCCAGCCCCAGGTTTCCCTCAAGCGGAAGGCCGTTGTCGGGCTGGAGGCCCTGAGCAGAGGATTCGACCCCCAAAGCGGAGAAATCATACCTCCAACCCTGCTGTTCGCGCAGGCCCGGGACAAGGCATCCCGGCTCGCCCTGGACCGGGCCTGCCGAACCAACGCGGTCGAAGCTTTCGCCTCCCTCCATCGAAGGGAAAAAAGCCTGATGCTCTCCATGAACGTCGATGCCTCCTGCATCAACGAGGAGACGCGCGGCTCCAACCACATCCTGAATCTGGCAAAGCGGTGCGGGGTCAGCCCCGGCAACGTGATCATCGAGATCATCGAATCCCGATGCGACGACACCGAGGCCCTGATGGAGTTCGTGCGCTTCTATCGCAAGCACGGCTTTCTTATCGCCCTGGACGACGTGGGCGTGGGCTTTTCCAACCTGGATCGCATTCCCATGCTCAAGCCGGACGTCATCAAGCTCGACCGCTGCCTGATCAACGGGGTCAACAAGCATTTCCACAAGCTGGAAGTGGTCCGCAGCTTCGTGCAGATGGCCAACCGGCTCGGCTGCCTTGTCCTGGCCGAGGGAGTGGAGACCGCCGAGGAGGCCATGTGCCTGCTCTCCAACGGGGTGGACGTGTTCCAGGGATTCTATTTCGCCCGGCCCGCTCCGGGGCTGGACGCGGTGCCCGGCATGGAGAGCAAGGTCAACGCCCTGGCCGAAAGGCACCGTGAGAACCGGACGCAGCAGATCGCCGAGGACAAGCGGCGCTATTCCAGCTACGACCTGACCGTGCTGACCATGTGCCAGGCCCTGGCCGAGAGCCCGGCCAGGGACACCTGCAAGGACCTGGCCCGGTTCATCGACACCTACCCGAGCGTGGAGTGTCTCTACGTGCTGGACATGAAGGGGAACCAGATTTCCGAAACCCTGTGCAACCCCGCCCGGCTCAACAGCAGCAAGCGGTTCTTGTATGAACCCGCCAGCGAGGGAGCCGACCATTCGCTCAAGGAATACTTCCTGCCGATCCAGGCCGGGCTGGAGAAGTTCACCACCCGTCCCTACATATCACTGGCTTCGGGCAACCTCTGCACAACCATCTCCCACGTCTTCTACCACAAGGGCACCGGCCGCCACCGCATCCTGTGCGTGGACATGAAGCGCGAGGAGGAATCGTCCTGCAACTGGTAGCCTCCGGGCGCAAGAAAAGGGCGGAAACGTGAGTCTCCGCCCTTTATGCAGTTTTACGTTCCGGTCCCGGGTCTTATGCCGTGGTGAACCTGCGCCGGACTACCGTCAGGCCTGCGATGCCGAAACCGAGCAGCAGGGCCGTGCCCGGGATGGGGGTTGCCTGAGAAGCGGCCACTGCGTACCACGCCTCCGCAATCATTATCCTGCCGTCACCGTTCAGGTGGCCGCCGTCGTCGGTCCAGCCGGACCACAGGGTTTGGTATACCGAGCCGTCGCCGGCCACGTATGTCTGTTCATTGCCGAACTCGTCGTGCGCCTCCAGGTCGGCGATGTCGAAGAGCAGCTTGTCGTTGGTCTCGGCATAGGCGCGAACCGCTTCGTTGTATCGGTTGCGCAGGTCGTTGCTGCTGCCTGAGCCGGTGGTCAGGGGCATGGTGGTGTAGACGAAGGTGGCCGAGTATTGGCCTTCCAGCTCGTTCATCATTGCCAGGTACACGCTGACATCGGCTGCCTGGTCAATGTAGCAGAGCTTGTCCATGACGAAGTCCGCCGAGTTGCCCCAGCCTGCCTTTACCATGGTCTCGAAGATCGTGTACTTGCTGGCCCAGCCCGGATTGCCGCGGTTCACGTCGTAGACCGAGCCGGGGGTCAGGCCGCCCGCGGGCGGAGCGGACCCCGAGGACGCGGTGGGCGTGGTCAGCTGGTATTTGTTGGAATCGCCGGAGTGCAGGGTGTCCATGCCGCCGAGCATGTTGCCGCCCACCGAGGCGTGGGTGAACATCCAGGTCTGTTGGCCTATGGCGTCATAGGCGGCCTGGTTCAAAGAGTTGAAGTCATGTGTGCCGACGTACGAGTAGTCGATGGTCAGCGCCCATGCCGTTGACGATGCCAGGATCGTCAGCAGCAAAGCCAGAGCAAGCCTTTTGAAATAATCCATGCCGGAAATCTCCTTTTCGATACCCGCTGGTTGCAGTGATCGATCCACCCCGGAGAAACATTCCTCTGGCGATAGAGAGCAAAACCGGTGCCATAATTTGACCGAATATACTGTTTGGGCCGCTTGATCAAGGGGTGCGGAGAATTTTCTTCGGCTGCGAAAGTCATTGAGGTTGTGGTAATGGTGGGTTGAGTGGTGCTCCTGTCTGCATGACGTAGAATTATTGTCGGCCTGCCGGGTCCTGATCGATTTTGCCTGTGAACCAGCTTGCGGCCGCTTTTGAATCGCTGAAGAGCCGGACCGTGAAGGACCTGTTGATCAGCGCGGTCTCGAAGAGCCGGGCAGCGGCCTCACCCCGGTGGTCATGAACGATGGCGATCCGGCCCCGCATTGCGGGGGACGCCAGTTCAGCGAGGCATTCGCCGAATTGAACCGCATCGTACATGGACAATTCCGACGTCGACTTTCTTATGTCGGCCAGTATGCCGTTGAGATTGTGGTCGAGCCGGTTCCTGAGGGATTTCTCGGCCAGATCGAGCAGGGCGGGTCCATCCAGAACCCCTTCACAGGTGCACAGTATGTAGTCGGGTTTTGTTTCCAGCGCGATTTTGCAGGGTGGCAGCTGTCCGTCTTCGTCCGATTCCCGCATTTGGGTACTCCCTGTCGTGAGTGGGATGGGGTTTTATTATGTTGGAATGAGCATAATAAGAATGACCTGAACGCGCAACCGGTTTGATGCAGGGCGCATGGATATCCGGGTGGAAACACCGGGGTGGCCGGTTTCAGTCTTTTCTGCGCACCATGGCCCATGTTGAAAGGGAGGGGCGGCCTAGGCGCGCCCCTCCCTTTGGGTGGTGGTGTCGTTGATCGGGTGAGCCGCTACATGTCGAGTATCTTCTTGGCGGACTCGTCCATGATGTCGGTGATGAACTTGACGCCGGTCTCTTTTTCCGTCTCACGGTTGCCGGAGGCGATGTCGTCGCGACCGACCTGTTGGAGGTTGAACTTGCGCGCGCCGCACATGAGCTGCTGCAGCCCTGCGGAGAGTTTGTCCACGAGGCTCCAGATGGCCACGGCCCCGAGGGGGACGTTCTTCATCTCGTTCTTGCCGATCTGCTTTTCCACGTCCTGGTAGCAGGTGAAGATTTCCTCGGCGGACCGGCCGTACTTGCTGACTGCGGCGGGGAGCTTGTCCCAGTTGCCGTTGACGGTTTCGCGGCGTTCGGGGAAGAGCACTCCTTCGATGTTGGAGCCGAGGAAGCCGGGGATCATCATGGCGCGGCCCATGCAGATCATCTTGGTGTAGGGCGCGCCCAGTGCGAGGGCCTTGAAGATGTTGCTGCCCTTGGCGAAGCCGCCGGCAAAGGACATGTCCACCACGCGCTTGCCGCGTGCGGCCAGGCGGGAGGCGTATTCGTGGGCCTTGGCGTGGAGCAGGATGGAGGGAACGCCCCAGCTTTCCATCATGTTCCAGGGGCTCATGCCGGTGCCGCCGCCGGAGCCGTCCATGGTCAGCAGGTCGAGTTCGGCCTCGGAGGCGAACTTGATGGCCATGGCCAGGGCTTCCATGCCGTAGGACCCGGTTTTCAGGGATATCCGCTTGAAGCCAAGTTCGCGCAGGTACTTGACCGAGGTCATGAACTCGTCGCGGACCTGCTCGTAGGTGGACAGGTTGGTGTAGCCCAGCCGACTGTGGCGGGCGAAATGCTTGATGGAGCCGCGCGCGTAGCCTTCCTGGACCTCGGGCTTTTCGGGGTCGGGATCAACGAGATAGCCGCGTTTCTTCAGGAATTGGGCGTATTCCAGGCTGGTGACTTCGATTTCACCGCCGATGTTCTTGGCACCCTGGCCCCACTTGAGTTCGATGATGACCTTGTCGCCGTATTTTTCGGCCACGTATTCGGCCACACCGTTGCGGGTGTCTTCCACGTTGAGCTGGACGATGATGGCGCCGTAGCCGTCGTAATAGCGCATGTAGGTGTCGATGCGGCGTTCCAGTTCCGGAGCCTTGGCGATGCGGCCGTTCTTGATCTCGGATTGCCGGTCCACGCCGACCACGTTTTCACCCACGACGATGGGTGCGCCCACCAGGGCGCAGCCCACGGCAAAGGCGTCCCAGTACTTGGCTGCGATGAAGGTGGAGCCGAGGGCGCCGGTCATGAAGGGAACCTTGCACTTGGTGATTTCCCTTGCGCCGAAGGAGGTCTCGAGGCTGACGTCGGTGAAGAGCAGGTCGCCGTCGGTGTCGGCGGCGCCCATCGCCCCGTAGTTCAACCCCTGAATCCGGAGGGAGTTGTAGGAAACGCCCACGTGGGTCGTGTTGCCGCTGCCTGCGGTGACAAGGCCGAAGTCGCGGGGGTAGAGGATTTCACGACCGCGCATGGATGCAAGCCAGGTCTCGCATTTCCCCTGGCAGTCCGCCCGGCAGAGGGTACAGAGTCCGGACTCGATGGCGTTGCCACGGTTCACGCTTCCGATGACATCATTGCTTTTGGGATAGTTGTTCATGCTAGCTCCGCATTTAGATATGGAAAGGACAAACGAATATGTGAACATGAGCGCAATAAAGCTGGAGATTCCTAGCAGAAAGTGGCGTGATTGTCATGGATTTTCGACAACGATGGAAAATATTGCCCTACAAAAATGTAGTTTTTGCTAATTTTGGACATTCGAATCAGTTTCTAAACGGAAAGGGCGGACTCGTTCGGGAGTCCCCGTGTCGGCGGGAATGAAAAAAGGGTGGAAGCCGAAGCTTCCACCCTTTGATCGGCTGGAGGGGCGTTAGATCTTGCAGGCGGTGCGAAGATCGTCCACGGCGTCGGTCTGCTCCCAGGTGAACTCGGGGAGTTCGCGGCCGAAGTGGCCGTAGTTGGTGGAGGCCTGGAAAATGGGACGACGCAGGTTGAGGCGTTCCAGGATGAAGTAGGGGCGCATGTCAAAGACCTCGGTGACGGCCTTGGTCAGCGCCTCGTCGGTCACCTTGCCGGTGCCGCGGGAGCAGACGACCACGGAAACCGGGTCGGCCACGCCGATGGCGTAGGCGATCTGGACTTCGCACTGGTCGGCCAGGCCTGCGGCCACGACGTTCTTGGCCACGTAGCGGGCCATGTAGGCACCGGAGCGGTCGACCTTGGACGGGTCCTTGCCGGAGAACGCGCCGCCGCCGTGGGCACCCGCGCCGCCGTAGGTGTCGTTGATGATCTTGCGACCGGTCAGTCCGCAGTCGCCGACCGGGCCGCCGATGACGAAGCGGCCGGTGGGGTTGATGTAGGACTTGAGCTTATCGTCGATCAGTTCGGCGGGCAGGGTCTTCATCACGACTTCGCGCAGGATGTCTTCCTGCAACTGGCCCAGCTCGACGCCTTCGGCATGCTGGGAGGAAACGACCACGTTGTCGATGCGAATGGGCTTGCCGTTGTCGAATTCGACGCAGACCTGGGTCTTTCCGTCAGGGCGCAGGTAGTCGAGAATGCCTTCCTTGCGCACGTCGGTCAGACGCTTGGAGAGCTGATGGGCGTAGTAGATGGGGGTGGGCATCAGGGTCGGGGTTTCATTGGTGGCGAAACCGAACATCATGCCCTGGTCGCCCGCGCCCTGTTCCTCGGGCTTCTGGCGGTCAACGCCCTGCGCGATGTCGGGGGACTGCTTGTCGATGGAGGAGATGACGGCGCAGGTTTCCGAGTCGAAGCCCATGGTGTCGGCGGAATTGTAGCCGATGTCCTTGATGGTGGCGCGGACGATCTCGGGAAAGTCGGCGTAGGCCGTGGTGGAGATTTCACCGGCGATGAATGCCATGCCGGTGGTGACCAGCGTCTCGCAGGCCACGCGCGCCATGGAGTCCTGGGCGATGATCGCGTCCAGGATGGCGTCGGAAATCTGGTCGGCCACCTTGTCGGGATGGCCTTCGGTCACGGACTCGGAAGTGAACAGGTATTTGCCTTCGATCTGCATGGATTACCCCTCCTTCAGGGAAAAACGTAAAAAAAAGCCTAGAAATCCGAAATGAGGTCGCACTCAAGGATTTCGTCGACGGTGTTGTTCGGGCCTGCGACCACGACGCGCGGCTTGCGGGTCTTGGCCTCTGTTTCGTCCAGCCACATGTAGGTGGCGATGATCACGCGTTGTCCCACCTCGCCCTTGTGGGCGGCCGCCCCGTTTAGGCATATCTGTCCCGGTTCTCCGGGGATGGCGTAGGTGGCGAGCCGCTCGCCGTTGTCCAGGTTGTACACCTCCACCTGCTCGTAAGGCAGAATGCCCACGACCTTCATCAGGGCGCGGTCGATGGACAGGCTCCCCCGGTATTCCAGGTTCGCCTCGGTGATGGTCGCGCCGTGGATCTTGGCGCTCAGGAAACAGCGTTGGGCCATGAAATCAAACCTCTATCAATATGTTGTCTATGAGCCGCGCCTTCCCCAGGCGAATGGCTACGGCTGCAAGGACCGGA belongs to Pseudodesulfovibrio portus and includes:
- the metK gene encoding methionine adenosyltransferase, yielding MQIEGKYLFTSESVTEGHPDKVADQISDAILDAIIAQDSMARVACETLVTTGMAFIAGEISTTAYADFPEIVRATIKDIGYNSADTMGFDSETCAVISSIDKQSPDIAQGVDRQKPEEQGAGDQGMMFGFATNETPTLMPTPIYYAHQLSKRLTDVRKEGILDYLRPDGKTQVCVEFDNGKPIRIDNVVVSSQHAEGVELGQLQEDILREVVMKTLPAELIDDKLKSYINPTGRFVIGGPVGDCGLTGRKIINDTYGGAGAHGGGAFSGKDPSKVDRSGAYMARYVAKNVVAAGLADQCEVQIAYAIGVADPVSVVVCSRGTGKVTDEALTKAVTEVFDMRPYFILERLNLRRPIFQASTNYGHFGRELPEFTWEQTDAVDDLRTACKI
- the panD gene encoding aspartate 1-decarboxylase; the encoded protein is MAQRCFLSAKIHGATITEANLEYRGSLSIDRALMKVVGILPYEQVEVYNLDNGERLATYAIPGEPGQICLNGAAAHKGEVGQRVIIATYMWLDETEAKTRKPRVVVAGPNNTVDEILECDLISDF